One region of Trinickia violacea genomic DNA includes:
- a CDS encoding IS5 family transposase (programmed frameshift) has product MKQTDLGLNLSTRKREFLDEMNRVVPWADLVMLIAPYAPEGKRGRPPFAVEAMLRIHFLQQWFGLSDPAMEEALHDVPLYREFAGLDNWTMRLPDESTILRFRHLLEKRKLAAQILALVNDIQRDKGLMLRAGTVVDATLISAPSSTKNASGERDPEMHQSKKGNQWYFGMKAHIGVDAESGLLHTVRGTSGNISDVLEANSLLHGEETDAFGDAGYQSVHKRPDARAGVNRHVAMKPGRRRVLDKGKPLDALIDQVGRIKARIRAKVEHPFRVNKRQFGYTQVRYRGLKKNTAQLMTLFALSNLRMAHGALLAAGV; this is encoded by the exons ATGAAACAAACTGACCTTGGCCTGAACTTGTCGACGCGCAAGCGCGAATTCCTGGATGAGATGAACCGGGTGGTGCCGTGGGCCGATCTGGTGATGCTGATCGCCCCATATGCGCCGGAAGGCAAGCGCGGTCGTCCGCCGTTCGCGGTCGAGGCAATGCTGCGCATCCACTTCCTTCAACAATGGTTCGGCCTGTCGGATCCGGCGATGGAAGAAGCGCTGCACGACGTGCCGCTGTACCGCGAGTTTGCAGGGCTGGACAACTGGACGATGCGCTTGCCCGACGAGAGCACCATCCTGCGGTTTCGTCACCTGCTGGAGAAGCGCAAGCTGGCTGCACAGATTCTCGCGCTGGTCAATGACATCCAGCGCGATAAGGGATTGATGCTGCGCGCGGGCACGGTGGTGGACGCGACGCTGATCAGCGCGCCGAGTTCGACCAAGAACGCTTCGGGTGAACGCGACCCGGAGATGCATCAGAGCAAGAAAGGCAACCAGTGGTATTTCGGCATGAAAGCGCACATCGGCGTGGATGCCGAATCCGGGCTGTTGCACACGGTGCGTGGCACATCAGGCAACATCAGCGACGTGCTCGAAGCCAACAGCCTGCTGCATGGCGAAGAAACCGACGCGTTTGGCGATGCGGGCTATCAGAGCGTACACAAGCGCCCGGACGCCCGGGCCGGCGTGAACCGGCACGTGGCGATGAAGCCGGGGCGTCGCCGTGTTCTCGACAAAGGCAAGCCGCTTGACGCGCTCATTGATCAGGTCGGGCGAATCAAGGCCCGCATCCGGGCCA AGGTCGAGCATCCATTTCGAGTGAACAAGCGACAATTCGGCTACACCCAGGTTCGCTATCGAGGGTTGAAGAAGAACACCGCACAACTCATGACCTTGTTCGCACTGTCCAACCTGCGGATGGCGCACGGCGCGCTGCTGGCGGCCGGAGTATGA
- a CDS encoding MFS transporter, with amino-acid sequence MKRIRASSIVLLMLCVMYFITYLDRVNVSTAAAGFGKEFGLSKTEIGLVFSAFAYPYLVFQIIGGWVSDRFGARKTLIFCGALWASATVLTGFAGGLVSLLAARVLLGFGEGATFPAATAAMSRWVAKEKRGFAQGITHAASRVGNAAAPAAVVFVMAAYGWRESFYACAVLSFIWVVVWAMTFTEYPKDHPRITEQELAVLPAPKPKAASVPWAKLFKRMAPVTIVYFCYGWTLWLFLSWIPQYFLHSYHLNLQKSALFASSVFFAGVLGDTLGGIVTDKILTRTGSLKRARSWMVAICMMLTLLSLIPLFLSHDLYVSLASLSAGFFFSEMTIGPMWAIPMDIAPEHSGTASGMMNTGSALAAILSPVLSGFLIDKFGSWELPFFGSMLLMGIGVVLAFRMQPETKFAVEPAGHVGELHA; translated from the coding sequence ATGAAACGCATTCGTGCGAGCAGTATCGTGTTGTTGATGTTGTGTGTGATGTATTTCATTACGTATCTGGACCGCGTGAACGTCAGCACCGCAGCGGCCGGGTTCGGCAAGGAGTTCGGCCTCTCGAAGACGGAGATCGGGCTCGTCTTCTCCGCGTTCGCGTATCCCTATCTCGTGTTCCAGATCATCGGCGGCTGGGTCAGCGACCGCTTCGGCGCGCGCAAGACGCTGATCTTCTGCGGTGCGCTGTGGGCGTCCGCAACAGTGCTGACCGGCTTCGCGGGCGGCCTCGTCTCGTTGCTCGCCGCGCGCGTGCTGCTCGGGTTCGGCGAGGGCGCAACGTTCCCGGCGGCGACCGCGGCGATGTCGCGTTGGGTCGCGAAGGAAAAGCGCGGCTTTGCGCAAGGCATCACGCACGCGGCGTCGCGCGTGGGCAATGCAGCGGCGCCCGCTGCGGTTGTCTTTGTGATGGCGGCATATGGATGGCGCGAATCGTTCTATGCATGCGCGGTGCTAAGCTTTATCTGGGTAGTCGTTTGGGCGATGACGTTCACCGAATACCCGAAGGACCATCCGCGCATCACGGAGCAGGAACTGGCCGTGCTGCCCGCGCCGAAGCCGAAAGCGGCGAGCGTGCCTTGGGCCAAGCTCTTCAAGCGCATGGCACCCGTCACCATCGTCTATTTCTGCTATGGCTGGACGCTGTGGCTTTTCTTGAGCTGGATTCCGCAGTACTTCCTGCACAGCTATCACCTGAACCTGCAAAAGTCGGCGCTGTTCGCGTCGAGCGTGTTCTTCGCCGGCGTGCTCGGCGACACGCTCGGCGGCATCGTCACCGACAAGATCCTCACGCGCACCGGCAGCCTGAAGCGCGCACGCAGCTGGATGGTCGCGATCTGCATGATGCTGACGCTGCTGTCGTTAATTCCGCTCTTTCTTTCGCACGACCTATACGTGTCGCTGGCGTCGCTGTCGGCGGGATTCTTCTTCTCGGAGATGACGATCGGGCCGATGTGGGCGATTCCTATGGACATCGCACCCGAACACTCGGGCACCGCAAGCGGGATGATGAATACGGGATCGGCGCTCGCGGCGATTCTGTCGCCGGTATTGTCTGGATTCCTGATCGACAAGTTCGGCAGTTGGGAGCTGCCGTTCTTCGGCAGCATGCTGTTGATGGGAATCGGCGTCGTGCTCGCGTTCCGGATGCAACCGGAGACCAAGTTTGCCGTCGAGCCGGCGGGGCATGTGGGTGAACTGCACGCGTAG
- a CDS encoding SagB/ThcOx family dehydrogenase has protein sequence MALKQDPTIFVRIINGKLILWDYSSHSQYEIGHQHIQRILEISNGSAISNSSVDSDIANSGIFKEDGRDFKKWGWDCLSHIFHVGTQIVLDEGANLPVDDSYEGYVAYCASIIDKVPETRYARDGDPIALPAPDKHFEVVPTLADALMARKTSRSFTPSPVTLQTVANSLYWTFGAVHGDTRQDMREAGLLPVGYRRTSPSGGSLQPSEAYLVALNVKGLAAGIYHYRSFSHQLTLVTPDIDGETIGSLLCAQMFAKDLAFGVFVTSCFDKMWWKYPHSRAYRVALLDVGCLAQTFQLVTTGLGLDSWLTGYFLDREINKLLAVDEMRESVLFFFGAGIGNGTPFAPEALRALDRMRERQRGSSE, from the coding sequence ATGGCATTGAAGCAGGACCCTACTATCTTTGTAAGGATAATTAACGGAAAGCTGATTTTGTGGGATTATAGCTCCCACTCTCAATACGAAATTGGACATCAGCATATCCAGAGAATCCTGGAAATTTCGAACGGCTCCGCGATATCGAATTCATCTGTCGATTCGGATATCGCCAACAGTGGAATTTTCAAGGAAGACGGCCGGGATTTCAAAAAATGGGGCTGGGACTGCTTATCACACATATTCCATGTTGGTACCCAGATCGTCCTTGACGAAGGCGCAAATCTACCAGTTGATGACAGCTACGAGGGGTATGTCGCGTATTGTGCGTCAATCATTGATAAGGTGCCAGAGACCAGATATGCTCGCGACGGCGATCCGATCGCCCTCCCTGCTCCGGACAAACATTTCGAAGTTGTTCCAACACTTGCGGATGCACTAATGGCCCGCAAGACTTCACGCTCGTTTACCCCCAGTCCCGTAACGCTCCAGACCGTGGCCAATTCCCTCTATTGGACTTTCGGTGCGGTCCACGGCGATACCCGTCAAGACATGCGGGAAGCTGGTCTATTACCGGTAGGGTATCGACGTACATCTCCATCTGGAGGATCGCTTCAGCCAAGTGAGGCTTATCTAGTAGCACTGAACGTAAAAGGGCTCGCAGCAGGCATATACCATTACCGATCGTTCTCGCACCAACTAACGTTAGTTACTCCCGACATCGACGGCGAGACCATAGGCAGCCTCCTATGCGCACAAATGTTTGCAAAGGACTTAGCCTTTGGAGTATTCGTAACATCCTGCTTCGACAAGATGTGGTGGAAGTACCCACACTCGAGAGCCTACAGGGTCGCGCTACTCGACGTCGGATGCCTGGCACAAACCTTTCAGTTAGTGACTACAGGACTGGGACTGGACTCTTGGCTAACTGGATATTTCCTCGATAGAGAAATCAACAAGTTGCTGGCAGTTGACGAAATGCGCGAATCAGTACTATTTTTCTTCGGCGCGGGAATCGGAAATGGTACTCCGTTCGCGCCCGAAGCACTGCGTGCGCTTGACCGTATGCGTGAGCGTCAGCGGGGAAGCTCTGAATGA
- a CDS encoding cupin domain-containing protein, whose amino-acid sequence MCTFRSIDPQRPARHAKHQLIERFGLIPHPEGGHYRETHRDPARVARITGTNDEQRIVTSEASRSASTCIYYMLCDGAYSAWHRIRSDEIWHFYAGDPLDVHVLDDAGQLVTHRLGNALLRDDAVFQAVVPGGCWFAAECPALEGEAEAGFALVGCTVAPGFEFSEFELADADALVAAHPSHAALIRRLTPRVL is encoded by the coding sequence ATGTGCACTTTTCGTTCCATTGATCCCCAAAGGCCGGCCCGTCACGCAAAACATCAGCTCATCGAGCGATTCGGACTGATCCCGCATCCCGAAGGCGGCCATTACCGCGAGACGCATCGCGATCCCGCACGCGTCGCGAGGATCACGGGCACAAACGACGAGCAACGCATCGTGACTAGCGAGGCTTCGCGTTCGGCCTCGACCTGCATCTACTACATGCTCTGCGACGGCGCGTATTCGGCGTGGCACCGCATCCGTTCGGACGAGATCTGGCATTTCTACGCGGGCGACCCGCTCGATGTGCACGTGCTCGATGACGCCGGGCAACTCGTCACGCACCGACTTGGCAACGCGCTGCTTCGCGATGACGCGGTTTTTCAGGCGGTCGTGCCGGGCGGGTGCTGGTTTGCCGCGGAATGTCCCGCTCTCGAGGGTGAGGCGGAGGCGGGTTTCGCGCTCGTCGGCTGCACGGTGGCGCCCGGGTTCGAGTTCAGCGAGTTCGAGCTGGCCGATGCCGATGCGCTGGTCGCCGCGCATCCGAGCCACGCGGCGCTGATCCGGCGTCTCACGCCGCGCGTGCTGTGA
- a CDS encoding GntR family transcriptional regulator, with the protein MQSTNSEAAAPLGLLPKVERQRLHDTVVDHLREFIVEGVLAPGMKLNERELCERLGISRTPLREALKVLAAEGLIEISQNRGATVSKMTDAEIWETFEVMSGLEAFSGELAAQRITPAELAEIKALHYAMLACRAQNDLPGYYSRNQEIHNRINEAARNAVLRQTYMSINRRLQALRFRSNFHAQKWDSAVHDHEEMLKALETRDGKRLAEILRQHLLDKRDAVMQVGSES; encoded by the coding sequence ATGCAATCCACCAATTCCGAAGCTGCGGCGCCCCTGGGACTCCTGCCGAAAGTCGAGCGGCAGCGCCTGCACGACACCGTGGTCGACCATCTGCGCGAATTCATCGTCGAAGGCGTGCTTGCCCCGGGCATGAAGCTCAATGAACGAGAGTTGTGCGAGCGGCTCGGCATTTCGCGCACGCCGCTGCGCGAAGCGTTGAAAGTGCTTGCGGCTGAAGGGTTGATCGAGATATCGCAGAACCGCGGTGCGACGGTGTCGAAGATGACCGACGCCGAGATCTGGGAGACATTCGAGGTCATGAGCGGCCTGGAGGCGTTCTCAGGCGAACTGGCGGCCCAGCGGATCACGCCGGCCGAACTGGCGGAGATCAAAGCGCTGCACTACGCGATGCTCGCGTGCCGCGCGCAAAACGACCTGCCCGGCTACTACAGCCGCAATCAGGAAATTCACAACCGGATCAACGAAGCGGCGCGCAATGCGGTGCTGCGCCAGACCTACATGTCGATCAACCGGCGGCTGCAGGCGCTGCGCTTTCGTTCGAACTTTCATGCGCAGAAGTGGGACAGCGCGGTGCACGACCACGAGGAAATGCTGAAGGCGCTCGAAACGCGCGACGGCAAGCGGCTCGCCGAAATTCTGCGGCAGCACTTGCTCGATAAGCGGGACGCGGTGATGCAGGTGGGATCGGAGTCATAA
- a CDS encoding FAD-binding and (Fe-S)-binding domain-containing protein — MKQHVASLVAQPIKLVPSAARHSGSLAVKLAKELRGDVYFDAASRGRYATDASIYQIMPIGVAVPRDQADALVALDIARDLKVPVLARGAGTSQCGQTVAEALVIDNSKWLNAVVDFDEAARTVTVEPGMVLDHLNAWLKPHGLWFPVDVSTAAQCTIGGMAGNNSCGSRSIEYGNMVHNVLSIDAVLADGSQHRFGPMIEAGSAPRMQAIVGALTQIATRERQEIAERMPKVLRRVAGYNIDLFDCQNPRAYTDDGSANLAHLLVGSEGTLAYSRQLTLKLAPLPAHKVLGVVNFPTFYQAMELTQHIVKLGPTAVELVDRTMIDLAIGNPAFRPVIESALTGDPQAILLVEFAGESRDTLLAQLDKLVELMGDLGMQNSVVKMPDAGAQKALWEVRKAGLNIMMSMRGDGKPVSFIEDCAVPLEHLAEYTSRLTDVFHKHGTEGTWYAHASVGTLHVRPILDMRRDGAQKMRAIAEEAAALVREYKGAYSGEHGDGLCRGEWVAWQYGPRINEAFREIKRLFDPENRFNPDKIVNPPKMDDAVNFRFAPGYREAPLAPALDWSAWNVTRNPLTGEESAPGTGGDLSAGLAKAVEMCNNNGHCRKFDAGTMCPSYRVTKDEQHVTRGRANTLRLAISGQLGQDGLASAEVKDVLDLCVSCKGCKRDCPTGVDMARIKIEARAAWASKHGMRLREKMVAFMPRYAPLASRFGAAIGFAESVPGLSALVKRAFGFAPQRSLPRFAKPFLKNGQANAQASWPLREDGKEVLLFVDTFNNYMEPENARAAQRVLEAAGYTVYLSASGDGKPLCCGRTFLAAGLVNEAKAEARRTLGTLKPFIARGVPVVGLEPSCLLSLRDEFLGYGYGDEARRLSEHAFLFEEFLVREQQAGRLELNLKALDTDRALVHGHCHQKAFDAFSPVQTVLKWIPKLDVSTVESSCCGMAGSFGYEAEHYATSMAMGELSLLPAVREAGADVLIVADGTSCRHQIHDGAKRQAMHVARVLEAALTEGGTRLS, encoded by the coding sequence ATGAAACAGCATGTTGCTTCGCTCGTGGCCCAACCGATCAAGCTGGTTCCGTCCGCCGCCCGGCATAGCGGTTCGCTTGCCGTCAAGCTCGCGAAGGAACTGCGCGGCGACGTCTACTTCGATGCCGCGAGCCGCGGACGGTATGCCACCGATGCCTCGATCTATCAAATCATGCCGATCGGCGTCGCGGTGCCGCGCGACCAGGCCGATGCGCTCGTCGCGCTCGATATTGCCCGCGACCTGAAAGTACCGGTTCTCGCGCGCGGCGCCGGCACGAGCCAATGCGGGCAAACGGTCGCCGAGGCGCTCGTCATCGACAACAGCAAATGGCTCAACGCGGTCGTCGATTTCGATGAGGCCGCGCGCACGGTGACGGTCGAGCCCGGCATGGTGCTCGATCACCTGAATGCATGGCTCAAGCCTCACGGGCTGTGGTTTCCGGTCGATGTATCGACGGCCGCGCAATGCACGATCGGCGGGATGGCGGGCAACAACTCGTGCGGTTCGCGCTCGATCGAGTACGGCAACATGGTGCACAACGTGCTCTCGATCGATGCGGTGCTCGCGGACGGCTCACAGCACCGGTTCGGTCCGATGATCGAGGCGGGCAGCGCGCCGCGCATGCAGGCGATCGTTGGCGCGCTCACGCAAATCGCGACGCGCGAACGGCAGGAAATCGCCGAGAGGATGCCGAAGGTGCTGCGGCGCGTCGCCGGATACAACATCGATCTGTTCGACTGCCAAAATCCACGCGCCTATACCGATGACGGCTCGGCGAATCTCGCGCATCTGCTCGTCGGCTCGGAGGGCACGCTTGCCTACAGTCGCCAGCTGACGCTGAAGCTCGCGCCGCTGCCTGCGCACAAAGTGCTTGGCGTCGTGAACTTTCCGACTTTCTACCAGGCGATGGAGCTGACGCAGCACATCGTCAAGCTCGGGCCGACGGCGGTCGAACTGGTCGATCGCACGATGATCGATCTCGCGATCGGCAATCCGGCGTTTCGCCCCGTGATCGAAAGTGCGCTGACCGGCGATCCGCAGGCCATTCTGCTCGTGGAATTCGCCGGCGAGAGCCGCGATACGCTGCTTGCCCAGCTGGACAAGCTCGTCGAATTGATGGGCGACCTTGGCATGCAAAATTCGGTCGTCAAAATGCCGGATGCCGGCGCGCAAAAGGCACTGTGGGAAGTGCGCAAGGCGGGCCTGAACATCATGATGAGCATGCGCGGCGACGGCAAGCCGGTGTCGTTCATCGAAGACTGCGCGGTGCCGCTCGAGCATCTGGCCGAGTACACGAGCCGCTTGACCGACGTCTTCCACAAGCACGGCACGGAAGGCACTTGGTACGCGCACGCAAGCGTGGGGACGCTGCACGTGCGGCCGATTCTCGACATGCGTCGCGACGGCGCGCAGAAAATGCGTGCCATTGCCGAAGAGGCGGCCGCGCTCGTGCGCGAATACAAGGGCGCTTATTCGGGCGAGCACGGCGACGGATTGTGCCGCGGCGAGTGGGTCGCGTGGCAATACGGTCCGCGCATCAACGAGGCGTTTCGCGAGATCAAGCGGCTCTTCGATCCGGAGAACCGCTTCAATCCGGACAAGATCGTGAACCCGCCAAAGATGGACGACGCAGTGAACTTCCGCTTCGCGCCGGGCTATCGCGAAGCGCCGCTCGCGCCGGCGCTCGATTGGTCCGCATGGAATGTCACGCGCAATCCTCTGACGGGCGAGGAGAGTGCGCCGGGGACGGGTGGCGACCTGTCGGCCGGGCTCGCGAAAGCGGTCGAGATGTGCAACAACAACGGGCATTGCCGCAAGTTCGACGCGGGCACGATGTGTCCGAGCTATCGCGTGACGAAGGACGAGCAGCATGTCACGCGCGGCCGTGCGAATACGCTGCGGCTCGCCATCTCGGGTCAGCTTGGGCAGGACGGGCTCGCGAGCGCCGAGGTCAAGGACGTGCTCGATCTGTGCGTGTCGTGCAAAGGCTGCAAGCGCGATTGTCCGACCGGCGTCGACATGGCGCGCATCAAGATCGAAGCGCGTGCCGCGTGGGCGAGCAAGCACGGCATGCGGCTGCGCGAAAAGATGGTGGCGTTCATGCCGCGCTATGCGCCGCTCGCGAGCCGGTTCGGTGCGGCAATCGGGTTCGCGGAATCGGTGCCGGGGTTGTCGGCGCTGGTGAAACGCGCGTTCGGGTTCGCGCCGCAGCGTTCGTTGCCGCGGTTTGCAAAGCCGTTCCTAAAGAACGGACAAGCGAATGCGCAAGCGTCGTGGCCGTTGCGTGAAGACGGCAAGGAGGTGCTGCTCTTCGTCGATACGTTCAACAACTACATGGAGCCGGAGAATGCGCGGGCCGCGCAACGCGTGCTCGAAGCCGCTGGCTATACGGTGTACTTGAGTGCAAGCGGGGACGGCAAGCCCCTCTGCTGCGGACGCACGTTCCTCGCAGCGGGACTCGTTAACGAAGCGAAGGCCGAAGCACGCCGCACCCTGGGTACGCTCAAGCCTTTCATCGCACGCGGCGTGCCGGTCGTTGGGCTGGAGCCGTCTTGTCTGCTGTCGCTGCGCGACGAGTTTCTCGGCTATGGATATGGCGACGAAGCCAGGCGTCTCTCCGAGCACGCCTTTCTTTTCGAGGAGTTTCTGGTTCGTGAGCAACAGGCGGGACGGCTCGAACTCAATCTGAAGGCGCTCGACACGGACCGGGCGCTCGTGCACGGTCACTGCCATCAAAAGGCGTTCGATGCGTTTAGCCCCGTGCAGACCGTGCTCAAGTGGATTCCGAAGCTCGATGTCTCGACGGTCGAGTCTTCCTGCTGCGGCATGGCGGGCAGCTTCGGTTACGAGGCCGAGCACTATGCAACATCGATGGCGATGGGCGAGCTGTCGCTCTTGCCGGCGGTGCGCGAGGCCGGTGCCGACGTGCTCATCGTCGCCGACGGAACGAGTTGCCGGCATCAGATTCACGACGGGGCGAAGCGGCAGGCAATGCATGTGGCGCGGGTTCTCGAAGCGGCGTTGACGGAGGGGGGCACGCGGCTGTCGTAA
- a CDS encoding YciI-like protein gives MHFLLMYEVAADYLERRGQYRAEHLELAWQAVERGELLLAGALADPVDGAVLLFEGESAEVAEAFVARDPYVRNGLVTSWKVRPWTTVVGEHASTPVR, from the coding sequence ATGCATTTCCTGCTGATGTACGAGGTCGCAGCCGATTATCTGGAACGTCGCGGCCAATATCGTGCGGAACATCTCGAGCTCGCTTGGCAGGCTGTGGAGCGCGGCGAGCTGCTGCTGGCCGGAGCGCTGGCCGACCCGGTAGACGGTGCGGTGCTGCTGTTCGAAGGGGAATCGGCCGAGGTTGCCGAAGCGTTCGTGGCTCGCGATCCGTATGTTCGCAACGGGCTGGTCACGAGCTGGAAAGTGAGGCCGTGGACGACCGTGGTCGGTGAGCACGCGTCAACGCCGGTGCGCTAG
- a CDS encoding pyridoxal-phosphate-dependent aminotransferase family protein codes for MLTLDFHPAGRHFLQIPGPSPVPDRILRAMSYPTIDHRGPEFGALGLQVLSGIKKIFKTQHPVVIYPASGTGAWEAALSNTLSPGDTVLMYETGHFATLWKKMAEKLDLKPEFLGLPGIEGWRRGVDAARIEARLRADTAHTIKAVCVVHNETSTGVTSNIAAVRQAIDAAGHPALLLVDTISGLASADYRHDEWGVDVTVSGSQKGLMLPPGISFNAISPKAIEASQTAKLPRSFWDWSEIVEMNKTGYWPYTPNTNLLYGLAESIEMILGEGLDNVFARHQRLAEACRRAVRAWGLEIQCADPTVYSPVLTGVMTPEGIDADAVRKTIYDRFDMSLGTGLGKLKGRMFRIGHLGDCNDLTLMATLSGCEMGLKIARVPLAASGVVAAMDYLGSNAAKPNLKAAA; via the coding sequence GTGCTGACACTCGATTTTCATCCTGCTGGCCGTCATTTTTTGCAAATCCCGGGGCCGAGCCCGGTGCCCGACCGCATCCTGCGGGCGATGAGCTACCCGACCATCGACCATCGCGGTCCCGAGTTCGGCGCTCTCGGGCTGCAGGTGCTTTCGGGGATCAAGAAGATCTTCAAGACGCAACACCCGGTGGTGATCTATCCGGCATCGGGCACGGGTGCCTGGGAAGCGGCGCTCTCGAACACGCTGAGCCCCGGCGACACCGTTCTCATGTACGAGACCGGGCACTTCGCGACGCTCTGGAAAAAGATGGCGGAAAAGCTCGATCTCAAGCCCGAGTTCCTCGGCCTGCCGGGCATCGAAGGGTGGCGGCGCGGCGTCGACGCCGCGCGGATCGAAGCGCGTCTGCGAGCCGACACCGCACACACGATCAAAGCCGTGTGCGTCGTGCACAACGAGACGTCGACCGGCGTCACGTCGAACATCGCGGCGGTGCGCCAAGCGATCGATGCGGCGGGACACCCGGCGCTGCTGTTGGTCGACACGATCTCGGGTCTCGCGTCGGCCGATTATCGGCATGACGAGTGGGGCGTCGACGTGACGGTTTCCGGCTCGCAAAAGGGCCTGATGCTGCCGCCCGGCATCAGCTTCAACGCGATCTCGCCGAAGGCGATCGAAGCGAGTCAGACGGCGAAGCTGCCGCGCAGCTTCTGGGATTGGAGCGAGATCGTCGAGATGAACAAGACCGGCTATTGGCCATACACGCCAAACACGAATCTGCTGTATGGCCTCGCGGAATCGATTGAGATGATCCTCGGCGAAGGACTCGACAACGTGTTCGCGCGTCATCAGCGCCTCGCCGAAGCGTGCCGCCGCGCAGTCCGCGCATGGGGGCTCGAGATCCAGTGCGCCGATCCCACGGTCTACAGCCCGGTGCTGACTGGCGTGATGACGCCGGAGGGCATCGACGCGGACGCAGTGCGCAAGACGATCTATGACCGTTTCGACATGTCGCTCGGCACTGGCCTCGGCAAGCTGAAAGGGCGCATGTTCCGCATCGGCCACCTTGGCGACTGCAACGACCTCACGCTAATGGCGACCCTTTCCGGCTGCGAGATGGGCCTGAAGATTGCGCGGGTTCCGTTGGCGGCGAGCGGCGTGGTCGCGGCGATGGATTACCTCGGATCGAACGCTGCGAAGCCGAATTTGAAGGCGGCTGCCTGA